The following proteins come from a genomic window of Halomarina ordinaria:
- a CDS encoding MFS transporter, which yields MTVWLVQFDTTSAVLGGIVGAGLALFGLGALPAGVLADRIGSQSLIVASLVGMGGSFLLLSVAPNLVVVAAALVLWGAAASVYHPAGLSLITRGVEERGTAFAYHGTAGNVGTALGPFLTTVLLFLSGDNWQVAVALLALPALVGAVYAVRVDVNETAAVAADGGTSKANPGVDSVGEFLATSKKLFVGAFVVVFAIVMLSGVYYRGILTFLPELLGGFDVIEPVSLFGQEFTPANYIYTFLLGVGVFGQYVGGKLTDRIPLELGLAVGYGGLALIAVAYLPVAAVGVVPLLALSAVLGFFVFLVQPFYQATVAEYTSPDARGLSYGYTYLGVFGVGALGAPLAGTALQYLDAGALFVILAGFAGLACALGVFLFSRGR from the coding sequence ATCACCGTCTGGCTCGTGCAGTTCGACACGACCAGCGCGGTCCTCGGGGGCATCGTCGGCGCTGGGCTGGCGCTGTTCGGCCTCGGGGCGCTCCCGGCCGGCGTCCTGGCCGACCGCATCGGCTCGCAGTCGCTCATCGTCGCCAGCCTCGTCGGGATGGGGGGGTCGTTCCTCCTGCTGAGCGTCGCGCCCAACCTCGTCGTCGTCGCCGCCGCGCTCGTCCTCTGGGGTGCCGCGGCGAGCGTCTACCACCCGGCGGGGCTCTCGCTCATCACGCGAGGCGTCGAGGAGCGGGGGACCGCCTTCGCCTACCACGGGACGGCGGGGAACGTCGGCACCGCCCTCGGCCCCTTCCTCACGACGGTCCTCCTCTTCCTCTCGGGGGACAACTGGCAGGTCGCCGTCGCGCTGCTCGCGCTCCCGGCGCTGGTCGGCGCGGTGTACGCCGTCCGCGTCGACGTCAACGAGACGGCCGCGGTGGCCGCCGACGGCGGCACGAGCAAGGCCAACCCCGGCGTCGACTCCGTCGGCGAGTTCCTCGCCACGTCGAAGAAACTCTTCGTCGGCGCCTTCGTCGTCGTCTTCGCCATCGTCATGCTCTCGGGGGTCTACTACCGCGGCATCCTCACGTTCCTGCCCGAACTGCTCGGTGGCTTCGACGTCATCGAACCCGTCTCCCTGTTCGGCCAGGAGTTCACGCCCGCGAACTACATCTACACGTTCCTCCTGGGCGTCGGCGTCTTCGGCCAGTACGTCGGCGGCAAACTCACCGACCGCATCCCCCTCGAACTCGGGCTGGCGGTCGGCTACGGAGGACTCGCCCTCATCGCCGTCGCCTACCTGCCCGTCGCCGCCGTCGGCGTCGTCCCCCTGCTCGCGCTGAGCGCCGTCCTCGGCTTCTTCGTCTTCCTCGTCCAGCCGTTCTACCAGGCGACCGTCGCCGAGTACACCTCCCCCGACGCCCGGGGGCTCTCCTACGGCTACACCTACCTCGGCGTCTTCGGCGTCGGCGCGCTCGGCGCTCCGCTGGCGGGCACCGCGCTCCAGTACCTCGACGCGGGTGCGCTGTTCGTCATCCTCGCCGGTTTCGCCGGCCTCGCGTGCGCGCTCGGCGTGTTCCTGTTCAGTCGAGGACGCTGA